The following is a genomic window from Caldicellulosiruptor danielii.
CAGCCCTCTTTAACACCTCTTCTGGAATTCCAGCAAGCCGCGCAACATGAATCCCATAACTTGAGTCACATCCACCTCTAACAATTTTCCTCAAAAATGTAATGTTTTTGCCCTCTTCCTTGACATCAACCCTGTAGTTTTTTACGCCTGGAATCCTCTCTTCAAGCTCTGTTAGCTCATGGTAATGAGTTGCAAAAAGAGTTTTTGCTCCAATTTTAGATTTATCAGCAACATACTCCAAAACTGCCCATGCTATGGAAAGTCCATCATATGTGCTTGTTCCTCTCCCAACCTCGTCGAAAATTATAAGGCTTTTTGGCGTTGCATTTTTCAATATGTTCGCAACCTCTGACATCTCTACCATGAAGGTACTCTGCCCAGATGAAATATCATCAGATGCCCCTATTCTCGAAAAAATCTTATCCACTATACCAATGTGTGCCTCATCAGCAGGTACAAAACATCCCATCTGTGCCATTATAACAATTAAAGCTACTTGCCTCATGTATGTAGACTTGCCAGCCATATTTGGACCTGTAATAATCAAAACTCTATTTTCTGCCTGGTCAAGTTCAGTATCGTTTGGAATGAAATTGCCTCTGCCTATCATTTTTTCAACAACCGGGTGTCTGCCGTTTTTAATGTATATTTTATCCCCTAAGTAAACATTAGGCCTGACATATTCATTGTCAATTGCAATACGGGCAAATGAGCACAAAACATCCAAGATGGCAATATAGCTTGCTGTTTTTTGAATCCTTTCTATCTGAGCCTCAATTCTATCCCTTATTTCGCAAAAAAGCTGGTATTCAAGTTCGATGAGTTTCTGGTCAGCGCCCAATATTTCATCTTCCAATTTTTTGAGTTCTTCTGTTACATACCTTTCTGCATTTGCAAGAGTTTGTTTTCTTATATACCTCTCCGGAACAAGAGAGTAATTTGATTTTGTCACCTCAATATAGTATCCAAAAACCTTGTTATAACCAATTCTGAGATTTTTTATACCTGTGAGGTTTCTCTCTTTCTCTTCGTACTGAACCAAAAGTTCCTTGCTATTTTTGGATATATTTCTTAATCTATCTACCTCTTCATTAAAACCATCTTTAATTATTCCACCCTCTTTTAGGGTCACAGGTGCATCTTCACTGATAGAACTGTTAATGAGCACATGTATATCTTCTAATGTATCAAGCCCCTCATAAATCTCTTTTAATAATTCTGAATCAAATGAAGAAAGAAGATTTTTTAAAACGGGTAACACTTCAATCGACCTTTTTAGACTCAGCAAATCTTTAGCATTTACATTCTTATATGCAAACTTTGAAGAAAGCCTTTCTATGTCATACATTTTTCTCAAAAGCTCTTCTATCTGTACTAAAATGGAATAGTTTGACTTGAGCTGCTCAACACTGTCAAGTCTTCTGTTAATTTCAATAACGTCAATAAGAGGTCTTTCAATCCATTTTTTCAATAGCCTTGAACCCATCGATGTGTTTGTTTGGTCTAAAATACCAAGAAGGCTATTCTTTTTAGAGCGCTGAATAATACTTTCTGTGAGCTCCAAATTTCGTTTTGTATTTATGTCAATTTGAAGATAGTTTTGGACTCTATAAAATTCAAACCTTCTTATATAATCAAAGGAAATTTTTTGGGTCTCTGTTAAGTACTTCAGCAGATTTCCTACGCTCAAAATTAGCCTTTCATCTATTTTACCCACATTTATCTGATTTTCTATGACCTCATAGCAGTTTTGTAAATCCACAAACTCTATCATCTGCACAAAAGAAGTACAGTTTTTCTCCAAGAATTCATAAAGTTCATCTTCTGAACGTGAGATTAAGATTTCACTGGGACTGTATTTGCCAATTTCATTTAACAGTTTCTGAAGGTCTTCTTCAAGAAGGCAAGAGTACATCTCACCAGTTGAAACATCTACAAATGTCAATGCAAACTCAAATTTGTCTTTTGATATACAACAGATAAAATTATTGGCTGTCGAAAGATTCTCGTCAATAAATGTGCCTGGAGTTATTATCCTTGTAATTTCCCTTTTTACAATTCCCTTTGCAAGCTTTGGGTCTTCCACCTGTTCGCAGATAGCAACCTTGTACCCCTTTTCTATAAGCTTTGCAATGTAGCTGGTCGCAGAATGGTACGGCACACCGCACATAGGAGCTTTTTCATTGTTTCCACAATCTCTACTGGTTAGAGCTATCTCAAGCTCTTTGGATGCCACAATCGCATCCTCAAAAAACATCTCATAAAAATCGCCAAGCCTAAAAAATAAAATACAATCTTTCACCTTCTGTTTTATCTCCATATACTGCTGCATCATAGGGGTTAACTCTTGCATAATTTAAATCACCTCGCCGAACAGCCAATGCTCTGCAGCTTCTAAAATTTTTACATTGACAAATTTAAACATAAACTCCTCAGGACACTTCACATTGACAACCTTGTTTGTTCTTGTTCTTCCAACAAGCAAATTATTTCTTTTAGAGTGACCGTCAATAAGAATTTCATACGTTTTGCCAAGCATCTGCCTGTTTTTTTTCAAAGCTATCTCTTCAACAAGCTTTACAAGACGTTGAAATCTTTGGTGTTTTATATCATCTGGAACCTGATTGGGCATTTTTTCAGCCGGTGTCCCTCTTCTTTTCGAATAGATAAATGTATATGCAGAGTCAAACTCTACCTTTCTGCACACATCAAGAGTATCTTCAAAATCCTCATCCGTCTCTCCCGGAAAACCTACAATAATGTCAGTAGTAATTGCTATATCAGGAATATTTGTTTTGATCTTTTCAACAAGTCTAAGATAGTCTTCTTTTGTATAGTGCCTGTTCATAACCTTTAATATCCTTGTTGACCCTGACTGAACTGGCAGATGTATATGTTCACAGACCTTCTCTAAATCCCTCATGGCCACAATAAGCTCGTCTGACAAATCTTTTGGATGAGAAGTTACAAATCTAATTCTCTCAATTCCTTTTATTTCATTTACCTTTTCAAGTAGCTTCGGGAAAGTGATACCATTTCCTAAGTCTTTTCCATATGAATTAACATTTTGCCCCAGAAGAGTAACTTCCTTTACTCCATTTTGAGCAAGTTGCTCAATTTCATATATTATCTCTTCAGGTCGCCTGCTTCTTTCTCTTCCTCTGACATATGGAACTATGCAATAAGAGCAAAAGTTGTTGCAACCATAAATTATATTGACAAACGC
Proteins encoded in this region:
- the miaB gene encoding tRNA (N6-isopentenyl adenosine(37)-C2)-methylthiotransferase MiaB — protein: MLRGIKLESKNIYYIDFGTQAQFVEEIEKMNTEYYLANGKNKKYHIVTYGCQMNVHDSEKLAGMLNAMGYIETENIQEADLIIFNTCSVREHAESRVYGNIGPLKRLKDKKPDLIIGVCGCMPQQVEVAQKLAKLFPFLDIIFGTKTLHKFPQLLYTAITEKKTVIDVSEDEDVVVEGIPTARRQGVSAFVNIIYGCNNFCSYCIVPYVRGRERSRRPEEIIYEIEQLAQNGVKEVTLLGQNVNSYGKDLGNGITFPKLLEKVNEIKGIERIRFVTSHPKDLSDELIVAMRDLEKVCEHIHLPVQSGSTRILKVMNRHYTKEDYLRLVEKIKTNIPDIAITTDIIVGFPGETDEDFEDTLDVCRKVEFDSAYTFIYSKRRGTPAEKMPNQVPDDIKHQRFQRLVKLVEEIALKKNRQMLGKTYEILIDGHSKRNNLLVGRTRTNKVVNVKCPEEFMFKFVNVKILEAAEHWLFGEVI
- the mutS gene encoding DNA mismatch repair protein MutS; the encoded protein is MQELTPMMQQYMEIKQKVKDCILFFRLGDFYEMFFEDAIVASKELEIALTSRDCGNNEKAPMCGVPYHSATSYIAKLIEKGYKVAICEQVEDPKLAKGIVKREITRIITPGTFIDENLSTANNFICCISKDKFEFALTFVDVSTGEMYSCLLEEDLQKLLNEIGKYSPSEILISRSEDELYEFLEKNCTSFVQMIEFVDLQNCYEVIENQINVGKIDERLILSVGNLLKYLTETQKISFDYIRRFEFYRVQNYLQIDINTKRNLELTESIIQRSKKNSLLGILDQTNTSMGSRLLKKWIERPLIDVIEINRRLDSVEQLKSNYSILVQIEELLRKMYDIERLSSKFAYKNVNAKDLLSLKRSIEVLPVLKNLLSSFDSELLKEIYEGLDTLEDIHVLINSSISEDAPVTLKEGGIIKDGFNEEVDRLRNISKNSKELLVQYEEKERNLTGIKNLRIGYNKVFGYYIEVTKSNYSLVPERYIRKQTLANAERYVTEELKKLEDEILGADQKLIELEYQLFCEIRDRIEAQIERIQKTASYIAILDVLCSFARIAIDNEYVRPNVYLGDKIYIKNGRHPVVEKMIGRGNFIPNDTELDQAENRVLIITGPNMAGKSTYMRQVALIVIMAQMGCFVPADEAHIGIVDKIFSRIGASDDISSGQSTFMVEMSEVANILKNATPKSLIIFDEVGRGTSTYDGLSIAWAVLEYVADKSKIGAKTLFATHYHELTELEERIPGVKNYRVDVKEEGKNITFLRKIVRGGCDSSYGIHVARLAGIPEEVLKRAEEILKQLEEADINRKNIRKLRKEIKKEFTEQIDFFSYKKEEIIDKIEKLDILNVTPIQALNILSELKHEIIKAKERQLI